From a single Pseudobutyrivibrio xylanivorans genomic region:
- a CDS encoding carbon starvation protein A, giving the protein MISFLVCLAVLIGGYFVYGRIVEGVYGPDDRETPAVRINDGVDFVVMPKWKLFLIQLLNIAGLGPIYGALAGAQWGTSVFLWITLGTILAGGVHDFSVGFMSMRHDGASVSELTGMYLGNIMKTIMRIFSVVLLVMVGTVFAVGPAGLISLLIGNQGGSGLLTNTYFWLAIILLYYFIATFIPIDKIIGKLYPIFGICLIVMAVGVAIGIFTHGYTIPEIEFANLHPSTTPIWPMMFVSVACGAISGFHATQSPLMARCCSTEKESHMVFYGAMVSEGVIALIWAAAGSAVYARTGGLTVGLTEMLANGQATCVYDICTKTMGGVGIVLAMLGVIACPITSGDTAFRSARLVIADWFKIEQKHYLKRLYICVPLLVAGALISQLNYGVIWRYFSWSNQTLAMIALWTASMYLFQNEKKYIITLVPAVFMSAVSVTYFFCAPECLHLSTTIAYPVGIIAAFVFLGLFIHATAKHHSPSKNFHLMHHA; this is encoded by the coding sequence ATGATTAGCTTTCTAGTTTGTTTAGCAGTACTCATTGGTGGCTATTTTGTTTATGGCAGAATTGTGGAAGGGGTTTATGGTCCAGACGACAGAGAAACTCCTGCGGTGCGAATCAATGATGGAGTTGATTTCGTAGTAATGCCAAAATGGAAGTTGTTCCTTATTCAGCTTTTAAATATAGCTGGACTTGGACCAATTTACGGTGCATTGGCAGGCGCACAGTGGGGCACCTCAGTGTTCCTTTGGATTACTCTTGGTACCATCCTTGCGGGTGGCGTTCATGACTTTTCAGTAGGATTTATGAGTATGCGTCACGATGGTGCGAGTGTATCAGAGCTTACTGGAATGTATCTTGGAAATATTATGAAGACTATCATGCGTATTTTCAGCGTAGTTCTTCTTGTAATGGTAGGTACAGTATTTGCAGTAGGACCAGCAGGTCTTATTTCGCTTTTGATTGGCAATCAGGGTGGCTCAGGTCTTTTAACTAATACATATTTCTGGCTTGCAATTATATTGCTATATTACTTCATAGCAACATTTATTCCAATCGATAAGATTATTGGAAAGCTTTATCCAATATTTGGTATTTGCCTGATAGTCATGGCTGTTGGTGTTGCAATTGGTATCTTTACTCACGGCTATACTATTCCAGAAATTGAATTCGCAAATCTTCATCCATCAACTACACCTATCTGGCCAATGATGTTTGTATCAGTTGCCTGTGGTGCTATTTCAGGCTTTCACGCCACACAGTCACCTTTGATGGCTCGTTGCTGTAGCACAGAAAAGGAAAGCCACATGGTATTTTATGGTGCTATGGTAAGTGAAGGTGTCATCGCACTTATATGGGCAGCAGCTGGTTCAGCTGTTTATGCGAGAACTGGTGGATTGACTGTAGGATTAACAGAGATGCTTGCAAATGGTCAGGCAACCTGCGTATATGATATATGTACAAAGACAATGGGCGGTGTTGGCATCGTGCTTGCAATGCTTGGAGTTATAGCTTGTCCAATCACTTCAGGTGATACAGCATTCCGTTCTGCAAGACTTGTTATTGCAGACTGGTTCAAGATTGAGCAGAAGCATTATCTCAAGAGATTATATATTTGTGTACCTCTTTTAGTAGCAGGCGCATTAATTAGTCAGTTAAATTATGGTGTAATCTGGAGATACTTCAGCTGGTCGAACCAGACACTTGCTATGATAGCTCTTTGGACAGCTTCAATGTATCTGTTCCAAAATGAGAAGAAATACATTATTACATTGGTGCCAGCCGTATTTATGTCAGCTGTTTCTGTAACCTATTTCTTCTGCGCACCAGAGTGCTTACACTTATCAACGACAATTGCTTACCCAGTTGGAATAATTGCAGCATTTGTATTCCTGGGATTATTTATTCATGCAACAGCAAAGCATCATAGTCCCTCTAAAAACTTTCATTTGATGCATCATGCATAA
- a CDS encoding SufB/SufD family protein: MALDAIQKNILHEVADLDSIPQGAYNIRANGTSAGRNTTANIDIVSKEDKPGIDIIVKAGTKGESVHIPVVLSESGLKDMVYNDFYIGEDADVTIVAGCGIHNCGDQDSQHDGIHTFHVGKNARVKYVEKHYGEGDGKGARILNPVTEVYQEEGSYVEMEMVQIKGVDSTVRTNLAELKKGATLLIHEALMTHGSQTATSDYKVALNGEGSSADVVSRSVAKDDSEQIFEVSIEGNTACNGHAACDAIIMGNAHVVAIPKLDAKNVDAALIHEAAIGKIAGDQLIKLMSLGLTEEEAEEQIVAGFLR; encoded by the coding sequence ATGGCTCTTGATGCAATTCAGAAGAATATATTACACGAGGTTGCTGACTTAGATAGCATTCCACAGGGCGCTTACAATATTCGTGCCAACGGAACTAGCGCTGGTCGCAATACTACAGCAAACATCGACATTGTTTCAAAGGAAGATAAGCCAGGTATTGATATAATCGTTAAGGCTGGCACAAAGGGCGAAAGCGTTCATATCCCAGTTGTTCTTTCAGAGAGCGGCCTTAAGGATATGGTTTACAATGATTTTTATATTGGCGAAGACGCAGATGTTACTATCGTAGCTGGTTGTGGTATTCACAACTGCGGAGATCAGGATTCTCAGCACGATGGTATTCATACATTCCACGTTGGAAAGAATGCCAGAGTTAAATATGTTGAAAAGCACTACGGCGAGGGCGACGGTAAGGGCGCTCGTATCCTTAATCCTGTTACAGAGGTTTACCAGGAGGAAGGCAGCTACGTAGAGATGGAGATGGTGCAGATTAAGGGAGTTGATTCTACAGTCCGCACAAATCTTGCTGAGCTTAAGAAGGGTGCTACTCTTCTTATTCATGAGGCTCTTATGACTCATGGTTCACAGACAGCTACTTCAGATTATAAGGTAGCTCTTAACGGTGAAGGCTCTAGCGCAGACGTTGTTTCACGTTCTGTTGCAAAGGATGATTCAGAGCAGATTTTTGAGGTTTCAATCGAAGGTAACACAGCTTGTAACGGACATGCAGCCTGCGATGCTATCATCATGGGCAATGCACACGTTGTAGCTATTCCAAAGCTTGACGCTAAAAATGTAGATGCTGCTCTTATTCACGAGGCAGCCATCGGAAAGATTGCTGGAGATCAGCTTATCAAGCTTATGTCTCTTGGACTCACAGAGGAAGAAGCTGAGGAGCAGATTGTAGCAGGATTCTTAAGATAG
- a CDS encoding ABC transporter ATP-binding protein — protein MLEIKNLTYRVDDEGDTKKEIIDGLDLTVEDGKFIVITGPNGGGKSTLAKLIMGVNQLTSGQIILDGVDISEKNITERAKMGISFAFQAPVHFKGIRVIDLLRLAAGEQISVAAACEYLSKVGLCAKDYVEREVNASLSGGELKRIEIATVLARGTKLSIFDEPEAGIDLWSFQNLIKVFENMRKTVNGTIIVISHQERILNIADEIVVIENGKVKKQGPKDEILPELLGTDSAASIACEKLGGDQ, from the coding sequence ATGTTAGAAATCAAAAACCTTACTTACAGGGTTGATGACGAGGGTGATACCAAAAAGGAAATCATCGACGGCCTCGACCTAACAGTAGAAGATGGCAAGTTCATTGTCATTACAGGCCCAAATGGTGGTGGTAAGTCTACACTTGCAAAGCTTATCATGGGTGTTAATCAGCTTACATCAGGACAGATTATTCTTGACGGTGTTGATATCTCAGAGAAAAATATCACTGAACGAGCAAAAATGGGAATCAGCTTTGCTTTCCAGGCACCAGTTCATTTCAAGGGAATTCGAGTAATCGATTTACTTAGACTTGCAGCTGGAGAGCAGATTTCCGTTGCAGCAGCCTGCGAGTACCTTTCAAAGGTTGGCCTTTGTGCAAAGGATTATGTGGAGCGTGAGGTAAACGCATCACTTTCAGGTGGAGAGCTTAAGCGTATCGAAATCGCTACAGTTCTTGCTCGTGGCACAAAGCTTTCTATCTTTGATGAGCCAGAGGCTGGTATCGATCTTTGGAGCTTCCAGAACCTTATCAAGGTTTTTGAAAATATGAGAAAGACAGTTAACGGTACCATTATTGTTATCTCCCATCAGGAGCGTATTCTTAACATCGCTGACGAGATTGTTGTTATCGAAAACGGCAAGGTTAAGAAGCAGGGACCTAAGGATGAAATCCTTCCAGAGCTTCTTGGTACAGATTCCGCAGCAAGCATTGCCTGCGAGAAGTTAGGAGGTGACCAGTAA
- a CDS encoding SGNH/GDSL hydrolase family protein gives MKKRIYSIISFALLLVLCAGPVYRTKAEEIQVQQIPVTEDVIVTDNLNAADTTDVNAEADAQAVLAQQVAAVTAEQQSRQIVFIGDSRTVGMKGAVGKDNNVWSAKVGMGLTWMKSTGVPAVESDINANTDVVILMGVNDVRSLSYTKKYISYLNEKAAVWTALGANVYYVSVNPMVFETSSYPGITNELIENWNARMQQGLSSDISYIDTYSQVLGQLSSKDGIHYNNKSYKLIYSLINQGIINDKVLKEYYSI, from the coding sequence ATGAAGAAGAGAATTTATAGTATTATTTCATTTGCCCTGTTGTTAGTATTGTGTGCAGGTCCTGTTTATAGAACCAAGGCTGAAGAGATTCAGGTACAGCAGATTCCAGTCACTGAGGATGTGATTGTTACAGATAATTTAAATGCTGCTGATACAACGGATGTAAATGCTGAGGCAGATGCTCAGGCAGTATTGGCGCAACAGGTTGCAGCGGTAACAGCCGAGCAGCAGAGTCGCCAGATTGTTTTTATTGGTGATTCACGAACAGTCGGAATGAAGGGAGCAGTTGGAAAGGACAATAATGTCTGGTCAGCAAAGGTTGGCATGGGGCTAACCTGGATGAAGAGTACCGGAGTTCCAGCAGTTGAGTCGGATATTAATGCAAATACAGATGTAGTTATTCTGATGGGTGTAAACGATGTTCGCAGCCTTTCCTATACTAAGAAATATATTTCGTATTTGAATGAAAAGGCAGCAGTGTGGACTGCACTTGGAGCCAATGTATATTATGTTTCTGTTAATCCAATGGTTTTTGAGACAAGCTCATATCCAGGAATCACAAATGAGCTTATTGAAAATTGGAATGCTCGTATGCAGCAGGGGCTAAGCTCTGATATCAGCTATATCGATACATATTCACAGGTGCTCGGTCAGCTGTCATCCAAGGATGGAATCCATTACAATAACAAGAGTTATAAGCTGATTTATTCGCTGATTAATCAGGGAATAATCAACGATAAGGTTTTAAAAGAGTATTATTCGATTTAA
- the aguB gene encoding N-carbamoylputrescine amidase, which produces MRNVTVAAIQMQCTTEVQKNIAKADEMLRKAASQGAQIILLPELFERQYFCQERQYEYYAFAKSVYENDAVQHFKKVAKELSVVIPVSFYEKDGNVLFNSVAVIDADGEILGVYRKTHIPDDHFYQEKFYFTPGNTGFKVWDTKYGKIGVGICWDQWFPETARTMAIEGAEILFYPTAIGSEPIIECDSMPHWRRAMQGHAAANLMPVVAANRIGFEEVKPSKENGGQESALNFYGSSFMTDETGELKESASRDKEEILIHTYDLDEIAINRLSWGIFRDRRPDCYRIIAEK; this is translated from the coding sequence ATGCGAAATGTTACAGTAGCAGCAATCCAAATGCAATGCACTACAGAAGTTCAAAAAAACATCGCAAAAGCAGACGAAATGCTTCGCAAGGCGGCTTCACAGGGCGCTCAAATTATCCTGCTTCCAGAACTTTTTGAGCGTCAGTATTTTTGTCAGGAGCGTCAATACGAATACTATGCTTTTGCGAAATCAGTTTATGAGAACGATGCAGTTCAACACTTCAAAAAGGTTGCAAAAGAGCTATCAGTAGTTATCCCTGTTAGCTTTTATGAGAAGGATGGAAACGTGCTTTTTAATAGTGTAGCAGTGATTGATGCTGATGGAGAGATTCTTGGAGTATATCGCAAGACTCATATACCAGATGATCATTTCTATCAGGAGAAATTCTATTTTACACCGGGCAATACAGGCTTTAAGGTATGGGATACAAAGTATGGCAAAATCGGCGTTGGAATTTGTTGGGATCAGTGGTTTCCAGAAACAGCCAGAACTATGGCAATTGAGGGAGCTGAGATTTTATTCTACCCTACAGCGATTGGCAGTGAGCCTATTATCGAGTGTGACAGTATGCCTCACTGGAGACGCGCAATGCAGGGGCATGCAGCAGCTAACCTTATGCCAGTAGTGGCGGCAAATCGTATTGGCTTTGAGGAGGTTAAACCATCGAAGGAAAATGGTGGGCAGGAGTCGGCTCTTAATTTCTACGGTTCATCCTTCATGACAGATGAAACAGGAGAGCTTAAAGAGTCAGCCTCAAGGGACAAGGAAGAGATATTAATTCATACCTACGATTTGGATGAGATAGCAATCAATAGATTAAGCTGGGGAATCTTTAGAGACAGACGTCCGGACTGCTATAGGATTATAGCTGAAAAATAG
- the aguA gene encoding agmatine deiminase gives MKLENTPSKDKFYMPAEFSTHEGTVMIWPVRPGSWPYEGKEAKQAFAQIARAIADSEKVWMLADEEHISEVQSEFNTDVNIIPLQINTDDAWARDVGPTCVVNGSVVRGIDWCFNAWGGDFDGLYAHWDNDDKAARIICDALNMDVYDAHPFVLEGGSIHADGEGTVIVTESCLLSKGRNPDLSKQEIEDKLKEYLGAKKVIWLPSGIYNDETNEHVDNICAFVKPAEVVLAWTDDESDPQYAMSKANLDVLEKETDAKGRNFIVHKLPIPKAPVCITAEELEGYEFEEGEDVREVGERLAASYVNFYISNGGVIVPQFGDENDCVAVEILTKLFPERKIYPIYARAIIVGGGNIHCITQQIPKGEEVCEMLQ, from the coding sequence ATGAAACTAGAGAATACACCGTCTAAAGATAAATTTTATATGCCTGCAGAGTTTTCAACCCATGAAGGTACTGTGATGATTTGGCCTGTACGACCAGGCTCATGGCCTTATGAGGGGAAGGAAGCGAAGCAGGCATTTGCACAAATTGCCAGAGCTATTGCGGATAGCGAAAAGGTATGGATGCTTGCTGATGAAGAGCATATTTCAGAAGTGCAATCAGAGTTCAATACGGATGTAAATATCATCCCACTTCAGATAAATACGGATGATGCCTGGGCAAGAGATGTTGGACCGACCTGTGTTGTAAATGGCAGTGTGGTGAGAGGTATCGATTGGTGCTTTAATGCCTGGGGCGGAGATTTTGATGGACTTTATGCGCACTGGGATAATGATGATAAAGCTGCAAGGATAATTTGTGATGCCCTTAATATGGATGTGTATGACGCCCACCCATTTGTTCTTGAGGGAGGAAGTATTCATGCTGATGGCGAAGGGACTGTAATTGTTACAGAGAGCTGCCTTTTGAGTAAGGGGCGCAACCCTGATTTATCAAAGCAGGAAATTGAGGATAAGCTTAAAGAATATCTTGGGGCGAAGAAGGTTATCTGGCTTCCTAGTGGAATATATAATGACGAAACAAATGAGCATGTGGATAATATCTGTGCATTCGTTAAGCCTGCAGAAGTAGTGCTTGCATGGACAGATGACGAGAGCGACCCACAGTATGCTATGAGTAAAGCAAACCTTGATGTGCTGGAAAAGGAAACTGATGCAAAGGGACGCAATTTTATAGTTCATAAGCTCCCAATTCCAAAGGCTCCTGTATGCATCACAGCAGAAGAGCTTGAAGGATACGAGTTTGAAGAGGGTGAGGATGTCCGTGAGGTGGGCGAACGCCTGGCAGCAAGTTATGTGAATTTTTATATTTCAAACGGTGGCGTAATTGTGCCACAGTTTGGAGACGAAAATGACTGTGTGGCTGTTGAAATCCTGACAAAGCTTTTCCCAGAGCGCAAGATTTACCCAATATATGCAAGAGCAATAATAGTTGGTGGTGGGAATATCCACTGCATAACGCAACAGATACCAAAAGGAGAAGAGGTATGCGAAATGTTACAGTAG
- a CDS encoding saccharopine dehydrogenase family protein, with protein sequence MARLLIIGCGGVAQVAISKCCQNSDVFEEIMIASRTVSKCEAMKEKLQDKTKTVIKTAQIDADDVEALTKLIKDYAPDAVLNVALPYQDLTIMDACLAAGVHYIDTANYEPEDTDDPEWRKIYEKRCKELGFSAYFDYSWQWAYQDKFKDAGLTALLGTGFDPGVTSVFAAYAKKHYFDEIHTIDILDCNGGDHGYPFATNFNPEINLREVSAPGSYMENGKWIEIPAMSIKREYNFDGVGMKDMYLLHHEEIEALGRNMPEVKRIRFFMTFGQSYLTHMNCLENVGMLSTTPINFNGQEIVPIQFLKALLPDPASLGPRTVGKTNIGCIFTGIKDGKERSIYIYNVCDHQECYKEVGSQAISYTTGVPAMIGSMMVVTGQWQQPGVFTTDEFDPDPYMEALNKWGLPWQVVENPVLVD encoded by the coding sequence ATGGCAAGATTATTAATTATTGGATGTGGCGGCGTTGCGCAGGTAGCAATCTCAAAGTGCTGCCAGAACAGTGATGTTTTTGAGGAGATTATGATTGCAAGTCGTACAGTATCAAAGTGCGAGGCAATGAAGGAAAAGCTCCAGGATAAGACCAAGACAGTTATTAAGACTGCTCAGATAGATGCAGATGATGTAGAGGCACTTACTAAGCTCATCAAGGATTATGCGCCTGATGCAGTACTTAATGTGGCACTTCCATATCAGGATTTAACTATTATGGATGCATGTCTTGCAGCAGGCGTTCATTATATCGATACAGCTAACTATGAGCCAGAGGATACAGATGATCCAGAGTGGAGAAAAATTTATGAGAAGAGATGCAAGGAGCTTGGCTTCTCAGCATACTTTGATTATAGCTGGCAGTGGGCTTATCAGGATAAGTTCAAGGATGCCGGTCTTACAGCCCTTCTTGGAACAGGATTTGATCCAGGTGTAACAAGCGTATTTGCTGCTTATGCTAAGAAGCATTATTTTGATGAGATTCATACAATCGATATTCTTGATTGCAATGGTGGTGATCATGGTTATCCATTTGCTACAAACTTTAATCCAGAGATTAACCTTCGTGAGGTTTCTGCTCCAGGTTCATACATGGAAAATGGCAAGTGGATTGAGATTCCAGCTATGAGCATTAAGAGAGAGTACAATTTTGATGGTGTTGGAATGAAGGATATGTATCTCCTTCACCACGAGGAAATTGAGGCACTTGGCCGCAACATGCCAGAGGTTAAGAGAATTCGTTTCTTCATGACATTTGGTCAGAGCTATCTTACACACATGAACTGCCTTGAGAACGTTGGTATGCTTTCTACAACACCAATCAACTTCAACGGTCAGGAAATCGTGCCTATTCAGTTCCTTAAGGCTCTTCTTCCAGATCCAGCATCACTTGGTCCAAGAACAGTAGGTAAGACAAACATCGGATGTATCTTTACAGGAATCAAAGATGGCAAGGAGCGTTCTATTTACATTTACAATGTATGCGACCACCAGGAGTGCTATAAGGAGGTTGGCTCACAGGCTATCTCTTATACAACAGGAGTGCCAGCAATGATTGGTTCAATGATGGTTGTTACTGGCCAGTGGCAGCAGCCAGGTGTATTCACAACAGATGAATTTGATCCAGATCCATATATGGAGGCTCTTAATAAGTGGGGCTTGCCATGGCAGGTAGTTGAGAACCCAGTTCTCGTAGATTAA
- the speE gene encoding polyamine aminopropyltransferase, which translates to MDFWFSQMETEHVKTSIRVNKQLYSAQSEYQRIDVFETQELGKMIVLDGEIIFSEADEFIYNEMIVHVPMAVHPDVKNVLIIGGGDGGVARALIEYPEIEHIDVVEQDEMFLEISKKFFPETAKGFDDDRVAVTHMDGLRFLRRCRDKYDLIINDTTDPFGYAEGLFTKEFYGSCFRALKEDGIMVYQHGSPFYDEDEEAFRAMHRKAYKSFPINRVYQANIPTCPSGYWMFGFASKKYHPLKDLDVKRWKSRNIKTWYYTTNLHKGAFMLPKYVEDLLEEEERTAKKENKENL; encoded by the coding sequence ATGGATTTTTGGTTTTCACAGATGGAGACTGAGCATGTAAAGACTAGCATTCGCGTAAATAAGCAGCTTTACAGCGCCCAGAGCGAGTATCAGCGTATAGATGTTTTTGAAACTCAGGAGCTGGGAAAGATGATTGTGCTTGATGGTGAAATCATTTTCTCAGAGGCTGATGAGTTTATTTATAATGAGATGATTGTTCATGTGCCGATGGCGGTACATCCTGATGTAAAGAATGTACTTATCATTGGTGGAGGTGACGGAGGAGTTGCCAGAGCTCTCATTGAATATCCCGAGATTGAGCACATTGACGTGGTTGAGCAGGATGAGATGTTCCTTGAGATTAGCAAGAAATTTTTCCCAGAGACAGCAAAGGGCTTTGATGATGACAGAGTAGCTGTTACACATATGGACGGACTTAGATTCTTGCGTAGATGCAGGGATAAATACGATTTAATTATCAATGACACTACAGACCCATTTGGTTATGCGGAAGGTCTGTTTACAAAGGAATTCTACGGAAGCTGCTTCAGAGCTCTCAAGGAGGATGGAATTATGGTTTATCAGCATGGTAGTCCATTCTACGATGAGGATGAGGAAGCCTTCAGAGCAATGCATAGAAAGGCTTACAAGAGCTTCCCAATCAACAGGGTTTATCAGGCAAACATTCCAACCTGCCCATCAGGCTACTGGATGTTTGGCTTTGCTTCCAAAAAATATCATCCACTGAAGGATTTGGATGTTAAGCGTTGGAAGTCAAGGAATATTAAAACATGGTACTACACCACCAATCTTCACAAGGGCGCCTTTATGCTTCCAAAGTATGTAGAGGATTTGCTAGAGGAAGAGGAAAGAACAGCAAAGAAAGAGAATAAAGAAAATTTATAA
- a CDS encoding aminotransferase class I/II-fold pyridoxal phosphate-dependent enzyme, translated as MKIYEQRSAPICEALERFKRKRVVPFDVPGHKRGRGNPELVDLLGKQCVGLDVNSMKPLDNLGHPVSVIREAEMLTADAFGAAHAFLMVNGTTSSVQTMILSVCKAGDKILIPRNVHKSVINAMVLCGAVPIYVDTKVNPKIGIALGVEVEEVRRVMDANPDAVAILINNPTYYGVCSNLKEIVKLAHERGMKVLADEAHGTHLYFGDHLPMSGMEAGADMAAVSMHKSGGSLTQSSILLCGENMDAEYVRQIINLTQTTSASYLLLSSLDLSRRNLALHGRESFEKVAKMAEYARNEINEIGGYYAYGKELIDGDSVYDFDVTKLSIYTQGIGLTGIEVYDLLRDEYDIQIEFGDIGNILAYISIGDRIQEIERLVGALEDIKRLYGKDTSNLYCGEFIQPENVLTPQQAFYAEKVQLPLNETNGKICAELVMCYPPGIPILTPGERITEEIIEYINFAKEKGCSLQGTKDPTVELISVIK; from the coding sequence ATGAAGATTTATGAACAAAGATCCGCTCCAATTTGTGAGGCCTTGGAGCGTTTTAAAAGAAAAAGAGTCGTGCCTTTCGATGTACCAGGTCACAAGCGTGGCAGGGGCAATCCTGAACTGGTGGATTTGTTGGGAAAACAGTGCGTTGGATTGGATGTTAATTCAATGAAACCGCTGGATAATTTGGGACATCCGGTTTCTGTTATCAGGGAAGCGGAGATGCTTACAGCGGATGCATTTGGTGCTGCGCATGCATTTTTGATGGTTAATGGAACTACAAGCTCGGTGCAGACTATGATTCTTTCGGTTTGCAAGGCTGGGGATAAGATCCTTATTCCAAGAAATGTCCACAAGAGTGTAATAAATGCAATGGTTCTTTGCGGTGCGGTTCCAATTTATGTTGATACAAAGGTTAATCCTAAAATTGGAATAGCACTTGGTGTGGAGGTTGAGGAAGTGCGACGAGTGATGGATGCAAATCCAGATGCAGTGGCCATTCTTATCAATAACCCAACCTATTATGGCGTGTGTTCTAATTTAAAAGAAATTGTTAAGCTTGCCCATGAGCGTGGAATGAAGGTGTTGGCTGATGAAGCACACGGAACTCACCTCTACTTTGGTGACCATCTTCCAATGTCTGGTATGGAGGCAGGTGCAGATATGGCAGCTGTTTCTATGCACAAATCTGGTGGAAGTCTGACTCAGAGTTCGATTCTTTTGTGCGGTGAAAATATGGATGCCGAGTATGTGCGTCAGATTATCAACCTTACACAGACTACCAGTGCATCTTATCTTTTGCTTTCAAGCCTGGATCTTTCCAGAAGGAATCTAGCCCTTCACGGCAGGGAGTCTTTTGAGAAAGTGGCAAAGATGGCTGAGTATGCGCGTAATGAAATCAATGAGATTGGTGGTTACTATGCTTACGGTAAAGAACTGATTGATGGCGACAGTGTCTATGATTTTGATGTGACTAAGCTTTCAATTTATACACAGGGTATTGGACTGACAGGTATAGAGGTCTACGATTTGCTTCGCGATGAGTACGACATTCAGATTGAGTTTGGTGATATAGGAAACATTCTTGCATATATTTCAATTGGTGACAGAATTCAGGAAATTGAGCGACTTGTTGGTGCGCTTGAAGATATCAAGCGTCTCTACGGCAAGGATACAAGCAACCTGTATTGTGGTGAGTTCATTCAGCCGGAAAATGTATTGACGCCACAGCAGGCATTTTATGCTGAAAAGGTTCAGCTTCCATTGAATGAGACTAATGGAAAAATCTGTGCGGAGCTTGTAATGTGCTATCCACCAGGAATTCCAATTTTGACACCAGGTGAGAGAATCACGGAAGAGATTATTGAATATATAAATTTTGCAAAGGAGAAGGGGTGCAGCTTGCAGGGAACAAAGGACCCTACGGTGGAGCTGATTAGTGTAATTAAGTAA
- a CDS encoding histidinol-phosphatase: MLANYHTHTVRCNHASGTEREYIESAIENGFKILGFSDHTPQPYPAEYYSHIRMRMEEVEDYTSTLVKLRDEYKKDIKLFIGYEVEYTDKYFDSLIQHLRQFPIDYIIQGQHFVPDEFNGFYTGAMTDSVDDLKAYVDLTIKGMQTGLFSYLAHPDLINFVGPNEVFQKEMRPLIQASIDLDVPLEINMQGFELGRNYPCDRFFSLASDMGARFVIGCDAHMPHQMIQPADMAGFVDFLNKNHIEYGDNIIELRPV; the protein is encoded by the coding sequence ATGCTCGCAAATTATCATACACATACCGTCAGATGCAATCACGCCTCTGGTACCGAACGTGAATACATAGAAAGCGCCATTGAAAATGGTTTCAAAATTCTTGGATTTTCAGACCACACTCCACAGCCTTATCCAGCAGAGTACTATTCTCATATCAGGATGCGTATGGAGGAAGTAGAGGATTACACCAGCACTCTTGTAAAACTTAGGGATGAATACAAGAAAGATATAAAGCTTTTTATCGGATATGAAGTCGAATATACTGACAAATATTTTGATTCACTTATTCAACATCTTCGCCAGTTTCCAATTGATTACATCATTCAGGGACAACATTTTGTACCTGATGAATTCAATGGCTTCTATACAGGTGCGATGACAGATAGTGTGGACGACCTGAAGGCCTACGTTGATTTAACTATCAAGGGCATGCAAACCGGATTATTTTCCTATTTGGCACATCCCGACCTAATCAACTTTGTGGGGCCAAATGAAGTTTTCCAAAAGGAAATGAGACCTTTGATTCAGGCATCCATCGATTTAGATGTTCCACTAGAAATTAACATGCAGGGCTTTGAGCTGGGACGAAATTATCCTTGTGACAGATTTTTCTCTCTTGCCTCAGACATGGGCGCTCGCTTCGTAATTGGCTGCGATGCCCACATGCCTCATCAGATGATACAGCCAGCGGATATGGCAGGCTTTGTTGATTTCCTGAATAAGAACCATATTGAATATGGCGACAATATAATAGAGCTAAGACCGGTTTAA